A part of Acipenser ruthenus chromosome 48, fAciRut3.2 maternal haplotype, whole genome shotgun sequence genomic DNA contains:
- the LOC131721186 gene encoding B-type lectin plumieribetin-like has translation MREEARRAKAARRTNKLELDDFLTKGQCIFSTNGKYKAIFQDDGNFVVYEYPEGVPIWASDTWGNRNADRVIMQGDCNLVMCDTKGTALWQSNTHMPNCQACCLTMQDDGNLVIYRDNKEIWSARKNKIQSVLNSVMGDCSIFMNMIGTGREGVKILPCQENMCGWSPN, from the exons AACCAACAAACTGGAATTGGACGACTTCCTCACCAAGGGACAATGTATCTTTTCAACAAATGGCAAATACAAGGCTATTTTTCAG GACGATGGGAATTTCGTGGTGTATGAATACCCCGAAGGTGTGCCAATATGGGCTAGTGACACTTGGGGAAACAGGAATGCTGACAGGGTTATCATGCAAGGAGACTGCAATCTGGTGATGTGCGATACCAAAGGGACTGCCCTGTGGCAATCCAACACTCACATGCCTAACTGCCAAGCCTGTTGCCTGACTATGCAAGATGATGGCAACTTAGTTATTTACAGAGACAATAAAGAAATTTGGtctgcaagaaaaaataaaattcaatctGTTTTGAATAGTGTGATGGGGGACTGCTCCATCTTTATGAACATgattgggactggcagggagggggttaaaattctcccctgccaggaaaacatgtgtggctggagccctaattga